One genomic window of Nicotiana sylvestris chromosome 10, ASM39365v2, whole genome shotgun sequence includes the following:
- the LOC104220263 gene encoding probable phospholipid-transporting ATPase 7, whose protein sequence is MARGRIRAKIRRSSLYSFACYRSRAKEDGPHQLGPGFSRVVHCNQPHLHEKKPLKYCSNHISTTKYNIITFLPKALFEQFRRVANLYFLMAAIVSATTNLSPFSAFSMVAPLVFVVGLSMAKEALEDSRRFIQDTKVNHRKAGVHREDGAFTHKPWMKISVGDIVKVEKDQFFPADLLLLSSSYEDGICYVETMNLDGETNLKVKRALEVTLPLEDDEAFKQFSATIKCEDPNPSLYTFVGNLEYDRQVYPLDPSQILLRDSKLRNTAYVYGVAIFTGHDSKVMQNSTKSPSKRSRIELQMDKIIYLLFTVLLSISFVSSIGFAIYAKFQLPSWWYMQPMNQVNNVVDPRQPELSGLLHLVTALILYGYLIPISLYVSIEVVKVLQALFINQDISMYDDESGTPAQARTSNLNEELGQVDTILSDKTGTLTCNQMDFLKCSIAGTAYGMRASDVELAAAKQMAEDLGGQDPASPRREYESGSSEIELESVITSKDEFKVAIKGFSFEDSRLMKGNWMKEPNADVILLFLRILSVCHSAIPELNEETGSFNYEAESPDEGAFLVAAREFGFEFCKRTQSSIFVRERYPFFQEPIEREFKVLNLLEFTSKRKRMSVIIRDESGQILLLCKGADSIIYDRLSKSGGRFQEAMTKHLNDYGEAGLRTLVLAYKKLDEAEYLAWNEEFAKAKSYIGGDRDAMLERVSDMMERDLILVGATAVEDKLQKGVPQCIDKLAQAGLKIWVLTGDKMETAINIGYACSLLRQGMKQLSITTMNAGSVAQDSKQAMKEDILKQITNASQMIKLEKDPHAAFALIIDGKTLAYALENDMKQHFLNLAVNCASVICCRVSPKQKALVTRLVKEGTGKITLAIGDGANDVGMIQEADIGVGISGAEGMQAVMASDFAIAQFRYLERLLVVHGHWCYKRIAQMICYFFYKNICFGLTLFYFEAFAGFSGQSVYDDSYMMLFNVILTSLPVIALGVFEQDVPSDVCLKFPALYQQGPKNLFFDWYRILGWLGNGIYTSLIIFFLNIIIFYDQAFRSGGQTADLTALGTTMFTCVIWAVNCQIALTMSHFTWIQHILIWGSIATWYIVLLIYGRLAPVYSKYAFRILEEALAPAPIYWCTTLLVTMVCTLPYLAHIAFQRSFSPMDHHVIQEIKYYKKDIEDRHMWKREGSKAKQKTKIGFTARVDAKIRLLRGRLQKKKL, encoded by the exons ATGGCGCGAGGCAGGATAAGGGCGAAGATCCGAAGGAGCAGTTTGTACTCATTTGCTTGCTATCGGTCGCGTGCCAAGGAAGATGGTCCCCATCAGTTAGGCCCCGGGTTCTCGCGAGTTGTACATTGTAACCAGCCCCATCTCCATGAAAAGAAACCTCTTAAGTATTGCAGCAATCACATATCCACCACAAAGTACAACATCATCACATTCCTACCCAAGGCCTTATTCGAGCAATTCAGGCGTGTCGCTAACTTGTATTTTCTCATGGCTGCGATTGTGTCAGCCACAACAAACCTGTCCCCATTCTCAGCTTTCAGTATGGTAGCTCCGTTGGTCTTTGTGGTCGGGTTGAGTATGGCGAAGGAAGCCTTAGAAGACTCGCGGAGGTTCATACAAGATACGAAGGTCAATCATCGGAAAGCTGGTGTCCACAGGGAAGATGGTGCGTTTACTCATAAACCGTGGATGAAGATTTCGGTTGGAGACATTGTGAAAGTGGAAAAGGATCAATTTTTCCCGGCGGATTTACTTCTTTTATCGTCTAGTTATGAAGATGGAATCTGTTATGTGGAAACTATGAACTTGGATGGAGAGACAAACTTGAAGGTAAAGCGAGCGTTGGAGGTTACTCTACCTTTGGAGGATGATGAGGCTTTCAAGCAATTCAGTGCAACCATAAAATGTGAAGATCCTAATCCTAGTCTTTACACTTTTGTGGGCAACCTCGAGTATGATCGTCAGGTTTATCCTCTTGATCCGAGTCAGATTCTCCTCAGGGATTCAAAGCTTAGGAATACAGCTTATGTTTATGGAGTTGCTATATTTACTGGTCATGATAGCAAAGTTATGCAGAATTCTACAAAGTCTCCTTCTAAAAGGAGTAGGATCGAACTACAGATGGACAAGATTATTTACCTCCTTTTTACTGTCCTTCTCTCGATCTCATTTGTCAGTTCAATCGGCTTTGCCATATATGCAAAATTTCAATTGCCAAGCTGGTGGTATATGCAACCTATGAACCAAGTAAATAATGTGGTCGATCCAAGACAGCCTGAGTTGTCAGGCCTTTTGCATCTGGTCACTGCTCTTATACTATATGGTTATTTAATTCCTATATCCCTCTATGTTTCCATTGAAGTTGTGAAGGTCCTACAGGCATTGTTCATAAACCAGGATATTAGTATGTATGATGATGAGTCTGGAACTCCTGCTCAAGCGCGAACATCAAACTTAAATGAGGAGTTGGGGCAGGTCGATACTATCCTCTCAGACAAAACCGGCACTTTGACATGCAACCAAATGGACTTCTTAAAATGCTCCATTGCTGGTACGGCATATGGAATGCGTGCAAGTGATGTAGAACTTGCAGCCGCAAAGCAGATGGCCGAGGACCTTGGTGGGCAAGATCCCGCTTCACCGAGACGTGAGTATGAGAGTGGTTCATCAGAAATTGAACTAGAGAGTGTCATCACTTCTAAAGATGAATTTAAAGTTGCAATAAAGGGGTTCAGCTTTGAGGATAGCCGCCTTATGAAAGGAAATTGGATGAAAGAGCCAAATGCAGATGTCATCTTGTTATTCCTTAGGATACTTTCAGTTTGTCATTCTGCTATTCCCGAGCTAAATGAGGAGACTGGCAGCTTTAACTATGAAGCAGAGTCGCCAGATGAAGGAGCATTTCTTGTTGCAGCTAGGGAATTTGGCTTTGAGTTTTGTAAAAGAACTCAATCAAGCATTTTTGTACGGGAGAGATATCCTTTTTTTCAAGAGCCAATTGAAAG GGAATTCAAAGTTCTCAATCTATTGGAGTTCACTAGCAAGCGGAAGAGAATGTCTGTTATAATTCGCGATGAGAGTGGCCAGATTCTTCTCTTGTGTAAAGGAGCAGACAG CATCATCTACGATAGATTATCAAAGAGTGGAGGAAGGTTTCAAGAAGCTATGACAAAGCATTTAAATGATTATGGGGAAGCAGGGTTGCGTACACTTGTGCTTGCCTACAAAAAGCTCGATGAGGCGGAGTACTTAGCCTGGAATGAAGAGTTTGCTAAAGCAAAATCTTACATTGGCGGTGACAGAGATGCCATGCTTGAAAGagtatctgatatgatggaaaggGACTTGATCCTTGTTGGTGCAACTGCTGTGGAGGATAAACTACAGAAGGGA GTTCCTCAGTGCATAGATAAACTGGCGCAAGCTGGTCTCAAAATCTGGGTACTGACAGGTGATAAGATGGAAACAGCCATCAACATAGG CTATGCGTGTAGTTTGCTTCGACAAGGAATGAAACAGTTAAGCATAACGACAATGAATGCAGGTTCAGTGGCCCAAGATTCTAAACAG GCTATGAAGGAGGACATTTTGAAGCAAATCACAAATGCTTCTCAAATGATCAAACTTGAAAAGGATCCACATGCTGCGTTTGCCTTAATTATTGATGGGAAAACTCTAGCTTATGCTTTGGAGAATGATATGAAGCAACACTTTTTGAACTTAGCAGTTAATTGTGCATCTGTCATCTGCTGTCGTGTATCTCCTAAGCAGAAGGCCTTG GTTACTAGATTAGTAAAAGAGGGAACTGGAAAAATCACCTTAGCAATTGGCGATGGTGCAAATGATGTTGGGATGATTCAAGAAGCGGACATCGGCGTTGGTATCAGTGGTGCAGAAGGAATGCAG GCTGTGATGGCGAGTGACTTTGCTATTGCGCAGTTCCGGTACCTGGAGAGACTTCTTGTTGTACATGGGCATTGGTGCTATAAACGAATTGCTCAGATG ATATGTTATTTCTTCTACAAAAACATCTGTTTTGGCCTCACACTTTTTTACTTCGAGGCTTTTGCTGGCTTTTCGGGACAGTCTGTCTATGATGATTCATATATGATGCTATTCAACGTCATTCTTACTTCATTGCCTGTAATTGCACTTGGAGTATTCGAGCAGGATGTGCCTTCCGACGTTTGTTTAAAG TTTCCAGCACTTTACCAACAAGGGCCGAAAAACTTGTTCTTTGACTGGTATAGGATACTCGGATGGCTTGGCAATGGTATCTACACATCCCTCATTATTTTCTTCCTCAACATTATCATCTTTTACGATCAAGCCTTCCGTTCTGGAGGCCAGACGGCTGACTTGACAGCTTTGGGTACTACGATGTTTACCTGTGTCATATGGGCTGTGAACTGCCAAATTGCACTTACTATGAGTCATTTCACATGGATACAACATATTCTTATTTGGGGAAGCATTGCTACTTGGTACATAGTTCTCTTGATATATGGTAGATTAGCACCAGTTTATTCTAAATACGCGTTCAGAATACTCGAGGAAGCTCTAGCTCCTGCGCCAATCTACTGGTGTACCACTCTTTTAGTAACTATGGTATGTACTCTGCCTTACTTAGCTCACATTGCTTTTCAACGATCGTTTAGTCCGATGGATCATCACGTTATTCAAGAAATCAAATATTACAAGAAGGACATCGAAGATCGACATATGTGGAAGAGAGAAGGATCTAAAGCAAAGCAGAAGACCAAGATTGGGTTCACAGCAAGAGTAGATGCGAAAATTCGGCTGTTGAGAGGGAGACTGCAGAAAAAGAAATTATAA